The proteins below are encoded in one region of Tomitella fengzijianii:
- a CDS encoding peroxiredoxin, producing the protein MALLTIGDQFPSYSLTALIGGDLSQVDAQQPEDYFSTVTSDDHAGKWRVVFFWPKDFTFVCPTEIAAFGKLNDEFADRDAQVLGASVDNEFVHFQWRAQHDDLKTLPFPMLSDLKRELVEATGVLNADGVADRATFIVDPNNEIQFVSVTAGSVGRNVDEVLRVLDALQSDELCACNWKKGDPTIDAGELVKEAL; encoded by the coding sequence GTGGCTCTCCTCACCATCGGCGACCAGTTCCCCTCCTACAGCCTCACCGCGCTCATCGGTGGCGATCTGTCCCAGGTCGACGCGCAGCAGCCCGAGGACTACTTCTCCACCGTCACCAGCGACGATCACGCCGGCAAGTGGCGCGTGGTCTTCTTCTGGCCCAAGGACTTCACCTTCGTGTGCCCCACCGAGATCGCCGCCTTCGGCAAGCTCAACGACGAGTTCGCCGACCGCGACGCGCAGGTTTTGGGCGCCTCGGTGGACAACGAGTTCGTTCACTTCCAGTGGCGTGCACAGCACGACGACCTCAAGACCCTCCCCTTCCCCATGCTCTCGGACCTCAAGCGCGAGCTGGTCGAGGCCACGGGCGTGCTCAACGCCGACGGCGTCGCGGACCGGGCGACCTTCATCGTCGACCCCAACAACGAGATCCAGTTCGTCTCCGTGACGGCCGGCTCGGTGGGCCGCAACGTCGACGAGGTTCTGCGCGTCCTCGACGCCCTGCAGTCCGACGAGCTGTGCGCCTGCAACTGGAAGAAGGGCGACCCGACCATCGACGCCGGCGAGCTGGTCAAGGAAGCGCTCTGA
- a CDS encoding hydrogen peroxide-inducible genes activator: MHQKCEKVKPLGACTLIGVIDESYRPTVAQLRAFVAVAEYRHFSTAAQRLGVSQPTLSQALASLEAGLGVVLMERSTRRVLVTDAGRELLGKALAALEAVDGFVTAAAGIGSGMVGGLRIGMIPTVAPYVLPAALPALGAAYPDLHPHLVEDQTERLLDALRGGGLDVAVIALPSGAAGLVEIPLFDEDFVLVVPRDHPLAGRDDLSADVLDDLPLLLLDEGHCLRDQTLDLCRLVGATPALGDTRATSLATVVQCVAGGLGVTLVPESAVSAETTRGGLATARFAHPAPGRTVGLVYRKSTGRHDDFRSLATELASCTPAGRAHSVD; encoded by the coding sequence ATGCATCAGAAATGCGAAAAGGTAAAGCCTCTAGGTGCATGTACACTCATTGGCGTGATCGATGAATCCTATCGCCCCACGGTGGCCCAGCTACGGGCGTTCGTCGCGGTGGCCGAGTACCGCCACTTCAGCACAGCGGCACAGCGTCTGGGCGTGAGTCAGCCCACTCTGTCGCAGGCGCTCGCGTCCCTGGAGGCGGGTCTCGGCGTTGTGCTCATGGAACGAAGCACCCGTAGAGTCCTCGTCACCGACGCGGGCCGTGAGCTCCTCGGCAAGGCGCTCGCCGCGCTGGAGGCGGTGGACGGGTTCGTGACCGCCGCCGCGGGGATCGGCAGCGGCATGGTGGGCGGCCTGCGCATCGGGATGATCCCCACGGTGGCGCCGTACGTCTTGCCCGCGGCGCTGCCCGCGCTCGGTGCCGCCTACCCGGACCTGCACCCGCACCTGGTGGAGGACCAGACCGAGCGGCTTCTCGACGCCTTGCGGGGCGGCGGATTGGACGTCGCGGTGATCGCCCTCCCGTCCGGCGCCGCAGGTCTGGTGGAGATCCCGCTGTTCGACGAGGACTTCGTGCTCGTCGTTCCCCGGGACCATCCGCTGGCGGGCCGGGACGATCTGTCCGCCGACGTGCTCGACGACCTGCCGCTGCTGTTGCTCGACGAGGGGCACTGCCTGCGTGATCAGACGCTGGACCTGTGCCGGCTCGTGGGCGCCACACCCGCGCTGGGTGATACCCGCGCCACGTCGCTCGCCACCGTCGTGCAGTGCGTCGCGGGCGGGCTCGGAGTCACGTTGGTGCCGGAGTCGGCGGTGTCGGCGGAGACGACGCGCGGCGGCCTGGCGACGGCCCGGTTCGCACATCCGGCGCCGGGCCGCACCGTCGGGCTCGTGTACCGGAAATCGACCGGCAGACACGACGACTTCCGCTCTCTGGCAACCGAATTGGCTTCCTGCACGCCCGCGGGCCGGGCGCACAGCGTGGACTGA
- a CDS encoding DUF4203 domain-containing protein: protein MADIVVGILALIVGAVFCFRGLAAMRVVIALWGAFAGFALGAGVVASATGEEFLDTGWGWAVGIAVGIVFLLLAYLYYAVAVIITMAAVGFAIGAAAMVAAGAEWNWVVILIGVLLGLLLAAVALAVSLPAILLVVVSVLSGAVTIVGGVLLLTGTLDTADFHQAAITAAIDDDWWWFVLYAALVVLGGIAQARAFSRSPATREQWRSRRP, encoded by the coding sequence ATGGCCGACATCGTCGTGGGGATCCTCGCCCTGATCGTGGGCGCCGTGTTCTGCTTCCGCGGGCTCGCCGCCATGCGCGTGGTCATCGCGCTGTGGGGCGCGTTCGCCGGCTTCGCGCTGGGGGCCGGCGTGGTGGCCTCCGCCACCGGCGAGGAGTTCCTCGACACCGGGTGGGGGTGGGCGGTCGGCATCGCCGTGGGGATCGTGTTCCTGCTGCTCGCCTACCTCTACTACGCCGTCGCCGTGATCATCACGATGGCCGCCGTCGGATTCGCGATCGGCGCCGCGGCCATGGTCGCCGCGGGCGCGGAGTGGAATTGGGTCGTGATCCTCATAGGCGTCCTGCTGGGCCTGCTGCTCGCCGCGGTGGCGCTGGCGGTGAGCCTTCCGGCCATCCTTCTCGTGGTGGTCAGCGTGCTCAGCGGCGCGGTGACCATCGTCGGCGGCGTGTTGCTTCTCACCGGCACGCTCGACACCGCCGACTTCCACCAGGCCGCCATCACCGCCGCCATCGACGACGACTGGTGGTGGTTCGTGCTGTACGCGGCGCTGGTCGTGCTCGGTGGGATCGCCCAGGCGCGCGCCTTCAGCCGCTCCCCCGCCACGCGCGAGCAGTGGCGGTCCCGCCGCCCGTGA
- a CDS encoding enoyl-CoA hydratase yields the protein MEFVLVDRPRPEIALVTLNRPERMNAMAFDVMVPLREELERISNDNSVRAVVLTGAGTGFCSGADQQSAGRIPHTEGLTRATIALRSMEILDQVVNTLRSMHQPVISAINGAAIGGGLCLSLATDIRVASTEAYFRAAGINNGLTASELGLSYLLPRAIGTSRASEIMLTGRDVGAEEAERIGLVSRLTPPGDLLETCFAMGEAIAGFSRPGIELTKRTLWSGMDAGSLGRHMNQEGLGQLLIRLLTGNFEEATAARKEGRAPVFRD from the coding sequence ATGGAATTCGTCCTCGTCGATCGCCCGCGCCCGGAGATCGCCCTCGTCACCCTCAATCGCCCGGAACGCATGAACGCGATGGCGTTCGATGTCATGGTCCCGCTGCGGGAGGAGCTCGAACGCATCAGCAACGACAACTCGGTGCGCGCGGTGGTGCTCACCGGGGCCGGCACGGGGTTCTGCTCGGGCGCCGACCAGCAGTCCGCGGGCCGCATCCCGCACACCGAGGGACTGACGCGGGCCACCATCGCGCTGCGGTCCATGGAGATCCTCGACCAGGTGGTGAACACGTTGCGGTCGATGCATCAGCCGGTGATCTCGGCGATCAACGGCGCCGCGATCGGCGGCGGACTGTGCCTGTCGCTCGCCACCGACATCCGCGTCGCCTCCACGGAGGCGTACTTCCGCGCGGCGGGCATCAACAACGGGCTCACCGCCAGCGAGCTCGGCCTGAGCTATCTGCTGCCGCGCGCGATCGGCACCTCGCGCGCGTCGGAGATCATGCTCACCGGCCGCGACGTGGGCGCCGAGGAGGCCGAGCGGATCGGTCTGGTCTCGCGTCTCACTCCGCCCGGCGACCTTCTCGAGACGTGCTTCGCGATGGGGGAGGCGATCGCCGGGTTCTCGCGGCCGGGCATCGAGCTGACCAAGCGCACGTTGTGGTCGGGCATGGACGCCGGGAGCCTGGGCCGGCACATGAACCAGGAGGGGCTGGGCCAGCTGCTGATCCGCCTGCTCACCGGGAACTTCGAGGAGGCCACGGCGGCGCGCAAAGAGGGCCGGGCGCCGGTGTTCCGGGATTGA
- a CDS encoding DUF5997 family protein: MTARKKPQMLKPSTAAKKLGIHLPATPDEFREGTVSREEMAALLQNPPQWLTDLRAQGPHPRPVVAEKLGVSIAGLARAGVDEVLTTEQIDALLADRPEWLRAEREVQAGVRAENRRISRRRDAE; encoded by the coding sequence ATGACCGCGCGCAAGAAACCCCAGATGCTCAAGCCGTCGACTGCCGCGAAGAAACTCGGCATCCACCTTCCAGCCACGCCCGACGAGTTCCGGGAGGGCACGGTCTCGCGTGAGGAAATGGCTGCGCTGCTGCAGAACCCGCCGCAGTGGCTCACCGATCTGCGTGCGCAGGGGCCGCACCCGCGGCCGGTGGTCGCGGAGAAGCTGGGCGTGTCGATCGCGGGCCTGGCCCGTGCGGGGGTCGACGAGGTGCTCACCACCGAGCAGATCGACGCGCTGCTCGCCGACAGGCCCGAGTGGCTGCGCGCGGAGCGCGAGGTGCAGGCGGGCGTGCGCGCCGAGAACCGGCGGATCAGCCGCCGGCGCGACGCCGAGTAG
- a CDS encoding carboxymuconolactone decarboxylase family protein, whose amino-acid sequence MSIDNLKNSLPEYAKDLKLNLSSLSRSTELTEQQLWGTMLATAAASKSATVFSEISDEARGHLSDTAFDAALGAATIMGMNNVAYRAKSFLGNDYTQVKMGLRMNIIGNPGVEKADFELWSLAVSTINGCHDCTAAHDATVRKEGLTKEQVWEAVKVAATMAGVAQAIEIEAAK is encoded by the coding sequence ATGAGCATCGACAACCTGAAGAACTCACTGCCCGAGTACGCCAAGGACCTCAAGCTCAACCTGAGTTCCCTGTCACGTTCCACGGAGCTCACCGAGCAGCAGCTGTGGGGCACCATGCTCGCCACTGCGGCGGCGAGCAAGTCGGCCACCGTGTTCTCCGAGATCTCCGACGAGGCGCGCGGGCACCTCTCGGACACCGCGTTCGACGCGGCCCTCGGCGCCGCCACCATCATGGGCATGAACAACGTGGCCTACCGTGCCAAGTCGTTCCTCGGGAACGACTACACGCAGGTGAAGATGGGGCTGCGGATGAACATCATCGGCAACCCCGGCGTGGAGAAGGCCGACTTCGAGCTGTGGTCGCTCGCGGTCTCCACCATCAACGGCTGCCACGACTGCACTGCCGCGCACGACGCCACCGTCCGCAAGGAGGGGCTCACCAAGGAGCAGGTCTGGGAGGCCGTCAAGGTCGCCGCGACCATGGCGGGCGTCGCCCAGGCCATCGAGATCGAGGCGGCCAAGTAG
- a CDS encoding DEAD/DEAH box helicase, whose amino-acid sequence MLLSDRIPVDPLDEDALYERFSLWAEESGIALYPAQDEAVMELVSGANVVLATPTGSGKSLVAVAAHFIALAQGRRTYYTAPIKALVSEKFFALCEVFGADNVGMMTGDAAVNADAPIICATAEIVANLALRGGAESDIGQVVMDEFHYYAEPDRGWAWQVPLLELPRAQFLLMSATLGDVTALREDLTRRTGRTTALVAGAERPVPLSFSYAMTPVHETIEELVANDLCPAYVVHFTQAAALERAQSLTSIKLAAKDRKAEITEALAGFRFSTAFGRTLRRLLQHGIGVHHAGMLPKYRRLVERLAQEGLLTVICGTDTLGVGINVPIRTVLFTGLTKYDGVRTRHLKAREFHQIAGRAGRAGYDTAGTVVVQAPDHDIENARLLAKAGDDPKKRRKVHRKKPPEGFVSWSEQTFDKLVAADPEPLVSRFSVTNAMLLNVIARPGNCFDAMRTLLEDNHEPRVRQRKHILQAIRLYRSLLHAGVVERLDTPDEDGRMARLTVDLQANFALNQPLSPFALAAFELLDPEAATYAADVISVVEATLDDPRQVLRAQQHTARGEAVAEMKAEGIEYEERMELLEEVTWPKPLEDLLAPAYETYRETHPWLSEFALSPKSVVRDMIENAMTFSDLISRYGLSRSEGTVLRYLADAYRALRQTVPVEMRSDELDDIIEWLGELIRQVDSSLLDEWEELVDPSAASQEAAEKAFHGETTRSITANPRAFRIMLRNAMFQLVQTIARRDWAALEQWEFDPTADEWAEAFAPFFAEYGEMLTGPEARGPQMFNATETTNEDGEPTWRLRQTLDDPDGDHGWALIAEVDLDASEDAGEVVLDTLSVIAG is encoded by the coding sequence ATGCTGCTCAGCGACCGGATCCCCGTAGACCCCCTCGACGAGGACGCACTCTACGAGCGGTTCTCCCTGTGGGCGGAGGAGTCCGGCATCGCGCTGTATCCGGCGCAGGACGAGGCCGTCATGGAGCTCGTGTCCGGCGCCAACGTGGTCCTGGCGACGCCGACGGGCTCCGGCAAGTCGCTCGTCGCCGTCGCCGCCCATTTCATCGCGCTCGCCCAGGGCCGCCGGACCTACTACACCGCCCCCATCAAGGCGCTCGTGTCGGAGAAGTTCTTCGCCCTGTGCGAGGTCTTCGGCGCCGACAACGTGGGCATGATGACCGGCGACGCCGCCGTCAACGCGGACGCCCCCATCATCTGCGCCACCGCGGAGATCGTGGCCAACCTCGCGTTGCGCGGCGGGGCGGAATCCGACATCGGCCAGGTGGTGATGGACGAGTTCCACTACTACGCCGAACCCGACCGCGGCTGGGCGTGGCAGGTGCCCCTGCTCGAGCTGCCCCGCGCGCAGTTCCTGCTGATGTCCGCCACACTCGGCGACGTCACCGCACTGCGCGAGGACCTCACCCGCCGCACCGGCCGCACCACCGCGCTCGTCGCCGGTGCGGAACGCCCGGTGCCGCTGTCGTTCTCCTACGCGATGACGCCCGTGCACGAGACCATCGAGGAGCTCGTGGCGAACGACCTGTGCCCGGCCTATGTCGTGCACTTCACGCAGGCGGCGGCGCTCGAGCGCGCACAGTCGCTCACCAGCATCAAGCTGGCCGCGAAGGACCGGAAGGCCGAGATCACCGAGGCGCTGGCCGGGTTCCGCTTCAGCACCGCGTTCGGGCGCACGCTGCGGCGCCTGCTGCAGCACGGCATCGGCGTGCACCACGCGGGCATGCTGCCCAAGTACCGCCGGCTCGTCGAACGGCTCGCACAGGAAGGGCTGCTGACCGTCATCTGCGGCACCGACACCCTCGGCGTCGGCATCAACGTGCCCATCCGCACGGTTCTGTTCACCGGGCTGACCAAGTACGACGGCGTGCGCACCCGGCACCTCAAGGCGCGCGAGTTCCACCAGATCGCCGGGCGCGCGGGCCGCGCCGGATACGACACCGCGGGCACCGTGGTGGTGCAGGCGCCCGACCACGATATCGAGAACGCCCGGCTGCTGGCGAAGGCCGGCGACGACCCGAAGAAGCGCCGCAAGGTGCACCGCAAGAAGCCCCCGGAGGGTTTCGTCTCATGGAGCGAGCAGACCTTCGACAAGCTCGTGGCCGCGGATCCGGAGCCGCTGGTCTCCCGCTTCTCCGTCACCAATGCGATGCTGCTCAACGTGATCGCGCGGCCGGGGAACTGCTTCGACGCCATGCGCACGCTGCTGGAGGACAACCACGAGCCCCGCGTCCGCCAGCGCAAACACATCCTGCAGGCCATCCGGCTCTACCGGAGCCTGCTGCACGCGGGGGTCGTGGAACGCCTGGACACGCCCGACGAGGACGGGCGCATGGCCCGGCTCACCGTGGACCTGCAGGCCAACTTCGCGCTCAACCAGCCGCTGTCGCCGTTCGCCCTCGCCGCATTCGAGCTGCTCGACCCCGAGGCGGCCACCTACGCCGCCGACGTCATCTCGGTGGTGGAGGCGACGCTCGACGACCCGCGTCAGGTGCTGCGGGCGCAGCAGCACACCGCCCGCGGCGAGGCCGTGGCGGAGATGAAGGCGGAGGGCATCGAGTACGAGGAGCGCATGGAGCTGCTGGAGGAGGTCACCTGGCCCAAGCCGCTCGAGGACCTGCTGGCGCCCGCCTACGAGACCTACCGGGAGACGCACCCGTGGCTCAGCGAGTTCGCGCTGTCACCCAAATCGGTGGTGCGCGACATGATCGAGAACGCCATGACGTTCTCCGACCTGATCTCCCGCTACGGCCTCTCCCGTTCCGAAGGCACCGTGCTGCGCTACCTCGCCGACGCCTACCGGGCGCTGCGCCAGACGGTCCCCGTGGAGATGCGCAGCGACGAGCTCGACGACATCATCGAATGGCTCGGCGAGCTGATCCGCCAGGTCGATTCCAGCCTTCTCGACGAGTGGGAGGAGCTGGTGGACCCCTCCGCCGCATCCCAGGAGGCGGCGGAGAAGGCCTTCCACGGCGAGACCACGCGGTCGATCACCGCCAACCCCCGCGCGTTCCGGATCATGCTGCGCAACGCCATGTTCCAGCTGGTCCAGACGATCGCGCGCCGGGACTGGGCGGCGCTGGAGCAGTGGGAGTTCGACCCCACGGCCGACGAATGGGCCGAGGCGTTCGCCCCGTTCTTCGCCGAATACGGCGAGATGCTCACCGGCCCCGAGGCGCGCGGGCCGCAGATGTTCAACGCCACCGAGACCACGAACGAGGACGGCGAGCCCACCTGGCGCCTGCGGCAGACGCTCGACGACCCCGACGGAGACCACGGCTGGGCCCTGATCGCCGAGGTGGACCTGGACGCCTCCGAGGACGCCGGCGAGGTGGTGCTGGACACGCTGTCCGTCATCGCAGGGTGA
- a CDS encoding LysR family substrate-binding domain-containing protein, translated as MHDDTSSPSGGAADDGSLETGAPGGSTPDSPAGPRFRLAFVPGATPGKWARVWEARFPDVPLDLAPADTGPAVQSVRAGEADAALVRLPIDREGLHVIPLYTEATVVVMPKDHVLTLDESLTPDDLADEIVHHPLDDVLDWNSPPGIPSYQRPETTQDALDLVLAGVGLVALPQSLARLLHRKGLVHRPLEEDANPVPDLVSGPGDAGGAPGDDRGRIAHSPVALVWREDRSTELMDEFIGIVRGRTANSSRGTGGRAQRARDDTGGKGSTGGTGSAGRKKTGGGKAAAGGAKSGGGKRATGPRRGRPAGRPKRGRPRGRR; from the coding sequence GTGCACGACGACACCTCGAGCCCGAGCGGCGGCGCCGCAGACGATGGATCGCTGGAGACGGGCGCCCCTGGCGGCAGCACGCCCGACTCCCCCGCCGGGCCGCGGTTCCGCCTCGCGTTCGTCCCCGGCGCCACCCCGGGCAAGTGGGCACGCGTGTGGGAGGCGCGCTTTCCCGACGTGCCCCTGGACCTGGCCCCCGCCGACACCGGCCCCGCAGTGCAGTCCGTCCGCGCCGGGGAGGCCGACGCCGCGTTGGTGCGCCTGCCCATCGACCGCGAGGGGCTGCACGTGATCCCCCTCTACACCGAGGCCACGGTGGTGGTGATGCCGAAGGATCACGTGCTGACGCTCGACGAGTCGCTCACCCCCGATGACCTCGCCGACGAGATCGTCCATCATCCGCTCGACGACGTGCTCGACTGGAACTCTCCGCCCGGGATCCCGTCGTATCAGCGCCCCGAGACCACACAGGACGCACTCGACCTGGTGCTGGCCGGTGTCGGCCTGGTGGCGCTCCCCCAGTCGCTCGCTCGTCTGCTCCACCGGAAGGGCCTCGTGCACCGCCCGCTCGAGGAGGACGCGAACCCAGTGCCGGACCTCGTGAGCGGCCCCGGAGACGCCGGCGGGGCGCCCGGCGACGATCGCGGACGTATTGCGCACTCCCCGGTGGCCCTTGTGTGGCGCGAGGACCGCTCGACGGAGTTGATGGACGAGTTCATCGGGATCGTCCGCGGACGCACCGCCAACAGTTCACGCGGCACCGGCGGCCGTGCCCAGCGTGCCCGCGACGACACCGGCGGCAAGGGCTCCACCGGCGGCACGGGCTCCGCCGGCCGTAAAAAGACCGGCGGCGGCAAGGCGGCCGCGGGCGGTGCCAAATCCGGAGGCGGAAAGCGGGCCACCGGCCCGCGGCGGGGCAGGCCGGCGGGGCGGCCGAAACGCGGTCGCCCGCGGGGACGCCGCTGA